ATCGTCGACATCGCGCGGATCCAGGCGTTGCTGGAGCGGTACGGCGAACGGTTCCTGCGCCGCGTCTACACCGAGGCGGAAACGGCCTACGCGATGAAAGGCGCGAACAAGGCGGAGCGGCTGGCGGGGCGCTTCGCGGTGAAGGAAGCGGTGATGAAGGCCCTCGGTACCGGGAAGTCGCAGGGGATCCTGTGGCGGGACGTCGAGACGTTGCGCGGGCGTTTCGGAAAGCCCGAGGCCCATCTGCACGGGCAGGCGGTAAGATGGGCGAAGATGCGGGGCGGCGGCACGATGCACGTGTCGATCACCCATGACGGAGGGAAGGCGGTGGCGTTCGTGATCCTCGAAAAGGCGGGTGGGGAATAGATGAAAATCGTGACGGCACGGCAGATGGCCGAACTGGATCGGGTGACGATCCACACGTACGGCATCCCCGCCCTGGTGCTGATGGAGAACGCGGGACGGTCGTGCGCGGACCGGATCTTCCGGATCCTCGAGGAGAAGGTGGGCGGCCCCCAGGAGGCCTCCGTGGCCGTGGTGTGCGGCAAGGGGAACAACGGCGGCGACGGGATGGTGATCGCACGGCACCTGCACAACCGGGGCGCCTATGTAGAGGTCTTCCTCTTGAGCGAGGAGGACGCCTTGTCGACCGACGCGCGGACCCAGCACGAGATCCTCCGGCGGATGGACGTCGAGGTTCGGGTGATCCGGGACACGGAAGGGGTGGAAGACCTGCGCACGTATCTCGAGGAGGTCCACCTGTGCGTGGACGCGATCCTCGGGAC
Above is a genomic segment from Deltaproteobacteria bacterium containing:
- the acpS gene encoding holo-ACP synthase — translated: MVDIARIQALLERYGERFLRRVYTEAETAYAMKGANKAERLAGRFAVKEAVMKALGTGKSQGILWRDVETLRGRFGKPEAHLHGQAVRWAKMRGGGTMHVSITHDGGKAVAFVILEKAGGE